One Neisseria sp. Marseille-Q5346 genomic region harbors:
- a CDS encoding thioester dehydrase, translated as MPSIPSSPIYDVASLLPHSGHMVLIDCVKEFGDDYTVCRAPVGDKHILLQDGVLPSMAYMELMAQGIGAFAGIEALKAGEPVRLGFLLGTRKLDLFADSVPVGTELEVRAHVSIQDLGGMGVFDCELRWTDAPEDVKHLLPPDGLLAKASLNVYSPKDGQII; from the coding sequence ATGCCTTCAATACCGAGTTCCCCGATTTATGATGTGGCTTCGCTGCTTCCGCACAGCGGACATATGGTGCTTATCGACTGTGTGAAAGAATTTGGCGATGACTACACGGTTTGCCGTGCGCCGGTTGGCGACAAGCATATTTTGCTGCAGGACGGCGTGTTGCCGTCTATGGCTTATATGGAATTGATGGCGCAGGGCATAGGCGCGTTTGCAGGCATTGAGGCTTTAAAGGCCGGAGAGCCTGTACGCTTGGGTTTTTTATTAGGAACGCGCAAGCTGGATTTGTTTGCCGATTCTGTGCCAGTCGGTACTGAGCTGGAAGTCAGGGCGCATGTGTCCATTCAGGATTTGGGCGGCATGGGCGTATTTGATTGCGAGTTGCGCTGGACGGATGCACCGGAAGATGTGAAGCATCTGTTGCCGCCGGACGGTTTGCTGGCAAAAGCTTCTTTAAATGTGTACAGTCCGAAAGATGGTCAAATCATTTAA
- a CDS encoding beta-ketoacyl synthase chain length factor: protein MPQNVCRFSFNIAAWQASSSKISTPEQWQDWAQGKLDTASLPECKPALSFLPPMQRRRLGKAARLVCDAAWNLADQYPESVPVYVSHDGESNRSFELWQELLNTHTVSPTSFGLSVHNATIGQWSMLRKDMSEHTALAVAADSFETALTEAFALLQDGAPSVLVIVADDPLSEDYPVLATRAPFAYALALVITKGEDCTLSLETTSERPSENPNDTTVEPYWSSLEWVRFLLSDGRQHTQHYAGRNWHWQKNA from the coding sequence ATGCCTCAAAACGTTTGCCGTTTCAGCTTCAATATCGCCGCATGGCAGGCCTCCTCCAGCAAAATCAGTACGCCGGAGCAATGGCAGGACTGGGCGCAGGGAAAACTCGATACCGCCTCCCTGCCGGAGTGCAAACCCGCGCTCTCCTTTTTGCCGCCTATGCAACGCCGCCGCTTGGGAAAAGCGGCACGCTTGGTTTGTGATGCCGCATGGAATCTGGCCGACCAATATCCTGAAAGCGTACCGGTGTACGTTTCGCACGACGGCGAAAGCAACCGCAGCTTTGAATTGTGGCAAGAGCTTTTGAACACGCATACCGTCTCGCCGACCTCATTCGGCCTGTCCGTTCACAACGCGACGATTGGGCAATGGTCGATGTTGCGCAAAGACATGAGCGAACATACCGCGTTGGCCGTTGCCGCCGACTCCTTTGAAACCGCGCTGACCGAGGCATTCGCGCTTTTACAAGACGGCGCGCCATCTGTTTTAGTAATTGTCGCCGATGATCCGTTGTCCGAAGACTATCCCGTCTTGGCTACACGTGCGCCGTTTGCCTATGCATTGGCACTGGTCATCACAAAAGGCGAAGACTGTACCTTAAGCTTGGAAACCACATCCGAAAGGCCGTCTGAAAACCCTAACGATACAACAGTCGAGCCTTATTGGAGCAGCTTGGAGTGGGTACGCTTCCTGCTTTCAGACGGCCGACAACACACGCAACACTATGCCGGTAGAAACTGGCACTGGCAGAAAAACGCATGA